In one window of Cellulophaga sp. HaHa_2_95 DNA:
- a CDS encoding MarC family protein, whose product MDNILTFSLTVFMGFFAIMNPIANTPIFLGLVEGKDKEQKKKIAKTGTITAFIIVVSFILAGKYIFELFGITIPAFKITGGILIFYVGFEMLMSKKSKIHSTEDKEDDNSVGISPLAIPILAGPGTIVTGMNFVTDASYTHIGVVIGIFGLMIFLTYVAFVLSDVIVKKVGQNLISVIGKLMGLILAIIGTGMIVEGIKLSFNL is encoded by the coding sequence ATGGATAATATACTAACCTTTAGCTTAACCGTATTTATGGGTTTTTTTGCTATCATGAATCCTATAGCAAATACACCTATTTTTTTAGGTCTTGTAGAAGGTAAAGATAAAGAACAGAAAAAAAAGATTGCAAAAACGGGAACCATCACGGCTTTTATAATTGTGGTGTCTTTTATTCTTGCCGGGAAATATATTTTTGAACTTTTCGGAATTACGATTCCGGCATTTAAGATTACCGGTGGGATATTAATATTCTATGTTGGGTTCGAAATGTTGATGTCTAAAAAATCTAAGATTCATAGTACGGAAGATAAAGAAGATGATAACAGTGTAGGGATATCACCTTTAGCTATTCCCATACTTGCAGGGCCGGGGACGATCGTAACAGGAATGAATTTTGTGACCGATGCCAGTTATACACATATAGGTGTGGTCATTGGTATATTTGGGTTAATGATTTTCTTAACGTATGTAGCTTTTGTTTTAAGTGATGTCATTGTAAAGAAAGTAGGGCAGAATCTAATTTCCGTTATAGGAAAATTAATGGGACTTATTCTGGCTATCATTGGAACAGGTATGATTGTAGAAGGTATTAAACTTAGTTTTAATCTTTAG
- a CDS encoding M23 family metallopeptidase: MIFLRILFFIVIVFQVSCQEVKKESASPSSIAEKSIIKTEPQITRLDTILAIFEQKPIYKARGFDFPIAKPNAKGYYNAQPFGTNNHLGEDWNAVTGGDSDLGDPIYATANGFVNFATDIGSGWGKVIRIWHTTVDGVVVESLYAHCDTILVEQGQYVFKGDTIGTIGNAGGIYLAHLHFEIRDDVLLPIGAGYATETEGYLDPTKFIKAHRQ; this comes from the coding sequence ATGATTTTTTTAAGAATTCTTTTTTTTATTGTCATAGTGTTTCAGGTTTCTTGTCAAGAGGTAAAGAAGGAGAGTGCTAGTCCGTCTTCCATTGCGGAGAAATCTATAATAAAAACGGAACCACAGATAACTAGATTAGATACTATTTTAGCAATTTTTGAGCAGAAACCGATTTATAAAGCTAGAGGTTTTGATTTTCCTATCGCTAAGCCTAATGCTAAGGGCTATTATAATGCACAACCTTTTGGAACTAACAATCATCTTGGAGAAGATTGGAATGCTGTCACCGGCGGAGATTCCGATTTAGGAGATCCAATTTATGCAACGGCAAATGGTTTTGTTAATTTTGCTACTGATATAGGTAGTGGCTGGGGAAAGGTCATCCGTATATGGCATACCACAGTAGATGGAGTAGTAGTAGAGTCTTTGTATGCACATTGCGATACGATACTTGTGGAACAGGGCCAATATGTTTTTAAAGGCGATACTATTGGAACCATAGGAAACGCAGGTGGTATTTATTTAGCTCATTTACATTTCGAAATTAGAGATGATGTATTATTGCCTATAGGAGCAGGTTATGCTACCGAAACAGAAGGATACCTAGATCCTACTAAAT